One window from the genome of [Clostridium] celerecrescens 18A encodes:
- a CDS encoding O-antigen ligase family protein, with translation MIELHKNEEKRGFLSIVLGIYVVLVGVGLPIVIRDRYFDILVAKYYYYCICTILMVILVLGYFATVRARQTILYFKEFSFSDFLKRFTVADYAAIIFLIVAILSTLTSDYLYESFWGNEGRFSGLFLIIWYVASYFCVSRFWKFKNWYIDIMLIAGMLVCLFGITDYFQLDIFHFKVIMNPDQWLIFTSTIGNINTYTAYVGIVAAIATVLFATDKNNISMIWHYLCMVISFFAIIMGVSDNAYLSLGALFGFLPLYLFGSKIGIRKYVIILATFFSVIQFINLINFYFKDMVIGIDSIFVLIANSGISMILTLFLWVLIIFWYLWDYVKKTPNREYGNLFRYFWLIILLSVSIIILYIIYDCNLQGNIGKYGNIGNYLVFDDDWGTNRGYIWRNAIERFSKFSLWKKMVGFGPETFGILLMYQTKGNPYNLIFDSAHNEYLHFLLTIGIVGLFSYLVFIFACIKKCFDFKKKNSYIIAIAFGLICYSIQAFVNLNLPIVTPIYWLLLAMGSSKFINN, from the coding sequence ATGATTGAATTACACAAAAATGAAGAGAAAAGAGGATTTTTGTCTATAGTACTTGGAATATATGTGGTATTAGTTGGTGTAGGACTACCTATTGTTATTAGAGATCGCTACTTTGATATTCTTGTTGCTAAATATTATTATTACTGTATTTGTACGATTTTAATGGTGATATTAGTGCTGGGTTATTTCGCCACAGTGAGAGCAAGACAGACAATATTGTATTTTAAGGAGTTTTCTTTTAGTGATTTTTTGAAAAGGTTTACAGTAGCAGACTATGCTGCCATAATATTCTTAATAGTTGCAATTTTATCCACTTTAACTTCGGACTATCTTTATGAATCTTTCTGGGGCAACGAAGGAAGGTTTTCAGGGCTATTTTTGATAATTTGGTATGTTGCTAGTTATTTTTGTGTGAGTAGATTTTGGAAATTTAAGAATTGGTATATTGACATCATGCTAATTGCTGGTATGCTGGTATGCTTGTTTGGAATTACTGATTACTTTCAATTAGATATTTTTCATTTTAAAGTTATTATGAATCCAGATCAGTGGCTTATTTTTACTTCAACAATAGGTAATATAAATACCTATACAGCGTATGTTGGTATTGTTGCGGCCATTGCAACAGTTTTGTTTGCAACAGATAAAAATAATATTAGCATGATCTGGCACTATTTGTGTATGGTTATTTCCTTTTTTGCAATAATAATGGGAGTTAGTGACAATGCATATCTCTCATTAGGAGCATTATTTGGTTTTTTACCATTATACTTATTTGGAAGTAAGATAGGGATTCGGAAATATGTTATTATATTAGCGACATTTTTTTCTGTTATTCAATTTATTAACTTGATTAACTTTTATTTTAAAGATATGGTAATAGGAATAGATAGTATATTTGTCTTAATAGCTAATTCTGGTATATCTATGATATTAACCCTTTTTCTTTGGGTATTGATTATCTTTTGGTATTTATGGGATTATGTTAAAAAAACCCCAAATAGAGAATATGGAAATTTATTTAGATATTTCTGGTTAATCATACTTTTATCAGTATCAATTATTATTTTATATATCATATATGATTGTAATCTTCAGGGAAATATTGGCAAATACGGAAATATAGGTAATTACCTTGTATTTGACGATGATTGGGGAACTAATAGAGGTTATATTTGGAGAAATGCTATTGAACGTTTTTCAAAATTTTCCTTATGGAAAAAAATGGTTGGTTTCGGCCCTGAAACATTTGGGATTTTACTGATGTACCAAACAAAAGGTAATCCATATAATTTGATTTTTGATAGTGCTCATAATGAATATTTACATTTTTTACTTACAATTGGAATAGTAGGTTTGTTCTCTTATTTAGTATTTATATTTGCATGTATAAAAAAATGTTTTGATTTTAAAAAGAAAAATTCATATATTATAGCAATAGCTTTTGGACTAATTTGTTATAGTATTCAGGCCTTTGTAAATCTTAATTTACCCATAGTTACACCAATTTATTGGCTATTATTAGCAATGGGTAGTTCCAAATTTATTAATAATTAA
- a CDS encoding exopolysaccharide biosynthesis polyprenyl glycosylphosphotransferase — MKDKRKYKRLIKVFFTFGITSMLIVLYGWTWIDHYNRIIEFPFFRRGNWMMIFLYGILLILFMSTYGGFKVGYLKKGNLIYSQILAVIFTNIFTYLQIAVLDKHFLNPLQLIRMTAWDFLVIVGWTFIYQGIYGKLFPPRKMLLITGNRSDYHLMEKINSREDKYEICSVINIEQGIASMQQEICKYDGIIVGDISSHERNLILKYCFANSVRTYSVPKISDILLKSSVELNLFDSPLLLSRNEGFTIEQLFIKRLIDIIGALIGIVITSPLFIIIGFSIKLSDKGPVFFKQARLTREDKIFSIYKFRTMIQGAEKNGEARLATKGDSRILPIGHFLRRTRLDELPQLFNILMGHMSFVGPRPERPEIVKGILKVMPEFSYRTKVKAGLTGYAQIYGKYNTTAYDKLKLDLTYIRNYSLLLDLKLIIMTPKIMFMKESAEGVEADDHTS; from the coding sequence ATGAAAGATAAACGAAAATATAAAAGACTTATTAAAGTGTTTTTTACTTTTGGAATTACATCAATGCTGATTGTACTATATGGCTGGACTTGGATAGATCATTATAATCGAATTATAGAGTTTCCGTTTTTTCGACGTGGAAACTGGATGATGATTTTCCTTTATGGGATTCTTCTTATTCTTTTTATGAGTACATATGGTGGTTTTAAAGTTGGATATTTAAAAAAAGGAAATTTAATATATTCTCAAATTTTGGCAGTAATTTTCACTAACATTTTTACGTACCTACAAATTGCAGTTTTAGATAAGCATTTTTTAAATCCTTTACAGTTAATCAGAATGACAGCGTGGGATTTTTTGGTTATTGTGGGTTGGACTTTCATCTATCAAGGGATTTATGGAAAATTATTTCCGCCAAGAAAAATGCTTTTAATTACTGGTAATAGATCTGATTATCATCTTATGGAAAAAATCAATTCAAGGGAAGATAAATACGAGATATGTAGTGTAATAAATATTGAGCAGGGAATTGCTTCCATGCAACAGGAGATATGCAAATATGATGGTATAATAGTAGGAGATATTTCATCTCATGAACGTAATTTGATACTTAAGTATTGTTTTGCAAATTCTGTCCGTACCTACAGTGTTCCAAAGATATCAGACATTTTATTAAAGAGCTCAGTTGAATTGAATTTGTTTGACTCTCCACTGTTACTCTCCAGAAATGAAGGATTTACTATTGAGCAACTATTTATTAAACGATTAATTGATATAATAGGAGCTTTAATAGGAATAGTGATAACAAGTCCTCTTTTTATTATCATAGGTTTTAGCATTAAACTTTCAGATAAAGGTCCTGTCTTTTTTAAACAAGCTAGATTGACTAGAGAAGACAAAATATTTAGTATATATAAGTTTCGTACCATGATTCAGGGAGCTGAAAAGAATGGGGAGGCACGTTTGGCTACGAAAGGGGATTCTAGAATCTTACCTATTGGACATTTCCTGAGGAGAACAAGGTTGGATGAACTTCCACAGCTTTTTAATATATTAATGGGCCATATGTCCTTTGTAGGTCCTAGACCAGAGAGACCAGAAATTGTAAAAGGAATACTTAAAGTTATGCCAGAATTTTCCTACCGGACAAAGGTCAAGGCGGGTCTCACTGGCTATGCGCAAATTTACGGGAAGTATAATACAACTGCATATGATAAACTAAAACTAGATTTAACATATATTCGTAATTATTCATTACTTTTAGATTTAAAGCTGATTATTATGACACCTAAAATTATGTTTATGAAAGAAAGTGCAGAAGGTGTGGAAGCAGATGATCATACCAGTTAA
- a CDS encoding ABC transporter permease, whose amino-acid sequence MKKIIGIISYLLLSLGIFQLVKDSTLFITLNENPTWIFLRYMVLSCMLAFVIMFLLILYIKRKSFYPFLSKLYRFRSLLFQLVKRDFKSKYKRSVLGVLWSVLNPLLTMCVMTIVFSSIFRFDVENYPVYLLSGQLIFTLFSEITNTCMFSVLASAPLMKKVNTPKYIFPLSKAISALINFFFSTIALLIVMFATGSPIYSTILLAPLPVLYIFVFSLGIGLILAAAIVYFRDMSYLYGVLITAVTYITPLFYPISIIPDHFKWLISINPLYHFVECFRTVAIYGGVPSLWQNLVCILLALVSLISGIIIFYRQQDRFILYV is encoded by the coding sequence TTGAAAAAAATAATAGGCATAATTAGTTATTTGTTACTTAGCTTAGGAATCTTCCAATTGGTTAAAGATAGTACATTGTTTATTACATTAAATGAGAACCCAACATGGATTTTTTTGAGGTATATGGTTTTATCTTGTATGTTGGCTTTTGTCATAATGTTTCTACTTATTTTATATATTAAACGAAAAAGTTTCTACCCGTTTTTAAGCAAGCTATATCGATTTCGATCATTACTATTTCAATTAGTAAAAAGGGATTTTAAATCAAAGTATAAGCGTTCTGTTTTAGGGGTATTGTGGTCAGTACTTAATCCATTATTAACTATGTGTGTTATGACAATTGTATTTTCTTCAATATTTCGTTTTGATGTTGAAAATTATCCAGTATATTTGTTAAGTGGACAATTGATTTTTACCTTATTTAGTGAAATAACAAATACATGTATGTTTTCGGTTTTAGCATCAGCACCTCTTATGAAAAAAGTCAATACACCAAAATACATTTTTCCATTATCAAAAGCAATATCAGCACTTATTAATTTCTTTTTTTCAACCATTGCATTGTTAATAGTAATGTTTGCGACTGGAAGTCCGATTTACTCAACTATTTTGTTGGCGCCCTTACCCGTTCTGTATATTTTTGTTTTTTCTCTAGGAATTGGTTTAATATTAGCGGCGGCCATAGTATATTTCAGAGATATGTCTTATTTGTATGGGGTGCTGATAACTGCTGTTACGTATATAACGCCCCTTTTTTATCCTATAAGCATCATACCGGATCATTTTAAATGGTTGATATCAATAAATCCATTATATCACTTTGTGGAGTGTTTCAGAACAGTCGCGATTTATGGAGGAGTGCCCAGTTTATGGCAGAATTTAGTTTGCATTTTATTAGCGCTTGTTTCTTTGATATCTGGTATAATTATTTTTTACAGGCAACAAGATAGATTTATCTTATACGTTTAG
- a CDS encoding ABC transporter ATP-binding protein, with the protein MNENSVIRLDHVTMKYNLSKDRVDSIKEYIIKLMKRQLFYDEFIAVKDVSLEISKGEVFGLVGLNGAGKSTLLKLVAGVIKPTTGTVTAKGTIAPLIELGAGFDPELTARENVYMNGAVMGYSVKYMKERFEQIIDFAELWEFVDVPIKNFSSGMHARLGFSVATIVKPEILIVDEILGVGDFKFQQKCNDRIKELMSDGTTVLMVSHSSDLIEEYCDRAAWLEKGELKDVGPAKEICERYLSMR; encoded by the coding sequence ATGAATGAAAATTCGGTGATCAGATTGGATCATGTTACAATGAAGTATAATTTGAGTAAAGATAGAGTCGATAGCATCAAAGAATATATAATTAAACTTATGAAAAGACAATTATTTTATGATGAGTTTATTGCTGTTAAGGATGTTTCACTTGAAATTTCAAAGGGCGAGGTATTTGGTTTGGTAGGACTTAATGGTGCTGGAAAATCAACCTTGTTAAAGCTTGTGGCAGGGGTAATAAAACCAACTACAGGAACTGTTACTGCTAAAGGGACTATTGCGCCGCTTATTGAATTGGGAGCTGGCTTTGATCCCGAACTTACAGCCAGAGAAAACGTTTATATGAATGGTGCAGTAATGGGCTACTCGGTGAAGTATATGAAAGAACGATTTGAACAAATTATTGATTTTGCTGAGTTATGGGAGTTTGTTGATGTTCCCATTAAAAATTTTTCATCAGGCATGCATGCGCGATTGGGTTTTTCGGTTGCTACTATTGTAAAACCTGAAATATTAATTGTTGATGAGATTTTGGGTGTAGGAGACTTTAAGTTCCAACAAAAGTGTAACGATAGAATAAAAGAACTCATGAGTGATGGTACTACAGTACTGATGGTTTCTCATTCGTCAGATCTAATTGAAGAATATTGTGACCGGGCAGCATGGCTAGAAAAGGGAGAACTTAAAGATGTCGGTCCTGCAAAAGAAATTTGCGAAAGATATCTGTCAATGCGGTGA
- a CDS encoding glycosyltransferase family protein: MKRIFVAAWSYPPKMSGESVVCRRTLENSKLYYDVCSCMQKVEDADADKVRVFPVHGRYIRWPFNVVKQFIKLDKTEHYNIIMTRVMPPNGHFAGILIKLLRPHVKWVVYFSDPIWNSPFISFFSLFRKNLQQQPNYLLMKVFGSAAWLGTRFGDLLVFNNDRLARYVLGEKYNSFKDKIVITPYGHEGVQLQKCLQKQPSDKVVIAHVGQIYGARSFSRVVEALEILKQNYPEQYNRLVILQVGFICSSEKSAIINSKVINSFCFVDEVDYEKSLEYMRTVDFALILDPYFSEKNKNIYVPVKIYDYMSVGAEIIAVADDDSATADIAKELGCALAGHNAEEIANMLLNCVSGNIGRHIDSGGRFHCRKGVEILDSCLEQLLDND; encoded by the coding sequence TTGAAGAGGATTTTTGTAGCAGCATGGAGTTATCCTCCGAAGATGTCGGGGGAAAGTGTGGTTTGTAGGAGAACACTTGAAAACTCAAAGTTATACTATGATGTTTGCAGTTGTATGCAAAAGGTCGAGGACGCTGATGCCGATAAGGTGAGAGTATTTCCTGTTCATGGACGATATATTAGATGGCCATTTAACGTAGTTAAACAGTTTATAAAGCTTGATAAAACGGAACATTATAATATTATAATGACAAGGGTTATGCCACCGAATGGGCATTTTGCTGGGATTTTAATTAAGCTATTGAGGCCTCATGTAAAATGGGTGGTGTATTTTTCTGATCCAATTTGGAATTCGCCTTTCATTAGCTTTTTCTCGCTTTTTAGAAAAAATCTTCAACAACAGCCTAATTATCTTTTAATGAAGGTGTTTGGAAGTGCTGCTTGGTTAGGCACGAGGTTTGGAGATTTGCTTGTTTTTAATAATGACCGTTTAGCTAGATATGTTCTTGGTGAAAAATATAATTCTTTTAAAGATAAAATAGTGATTACGCCTTATGGGCATGAAGGAGTGCAGTTACAGAAATGCCTGCAAAAACAACCAAGTGATAAGGTGGTAATTGCACATGTTGGTCAAATCTATGGTGCTCGCTCTTTTTCTAGAGTTGTTGAAGCTTTAGAGATTTTAAAACAAAATTATCCGGAGCAGTACAACCGCTTGGTGATTTTGCAAGTTGGATTTATTTGTAGTTCTGAAAAAAGTGCTATTATTAATTCGAAGGTTATTAATAGCTTTTGTTTTGTTGATGAAGTTGATTATGAGAAGAGTTTAGAATATATGAGAACAGTAGATTTTGCTCTAATACTTGACCCTTATTTTTCAGAGAAAAACAAAAATATATATGTACCAGTGAAAATATATGATTATATGTCAGTAGGTGCAGAAATTATAGCAGTAGCTGATGATGACAGTGCGACAGCCGATATCGCCAAAGAATTAGGCTGTGCTTTAGCAGGCCATAATGCTGAGGAAATTGCCAATATGTTGTTAAATTGTGTATCGGGTAATATTGGTAGACACATTGACAGTGGCGGGCGTTTTCATTGCCGTAAAGGGGTGGAAATTTTGGATTCTTGCCTAGAGCAGTTGTTAGATAATGATTAA
- a CDS encoding glycosyltransferase: MSMEMNKLPKISVIIPFYNRIELLKESINSVLNQTYQDFEIILVDDGSTEDIKDIELLANQKQKIRLYTQENKGVSAARNFGISMAKGEFIAFLDSDDLFLPEKLEKQINFMEENDYLISHTSYECFSNDNRRIRVMDSGMERGNLFKRFLYCCRVATPTVMLKKELLDKFDQPFCTKFHIGEDVCLWIDLAYQYEIGGIDEILTSVRYSDTTAALDLNKQRMGLTNILSHIMSRPEYANNEHEIAKLVNALNIQYEMARIQAEQAERINNIRENLKSYHKKIEVEQKEKGFFPKISIVIPVYNGANYMREAIDSALFQTYPNIEVVVVNDGSTDGGQTDKIARSYGDYISYYIKENGGVATALNYGINKMTGEYFSWLSHDDMYTPKKIENQIKELTNCDDKETLIMGGYQVVSANGEKLYEVDPIKLYGNEKLRNGLFVLMRGCVHGCSLLINKRHFERVGCFDPTLPTTQDYDLWFRMLRRQKVKFIESLDILSRSHEEQDSKKLITTHVAECDRLWIGMINSLSPEEMCEMEGSVQKFYVKTREFLVNNTGYKNVIAFLTRRILITMVENMKSNPIRVNELLRESKIPKSILAQKNIEELIRKEKIKPRIAFLLPFPNELGGLNRIVLQMAGLLTPKYEVLLIMDDHYDGNGYSLCENIIQVEAPKVTANADILPKLLVILNVDICINSYNCIPEYLNLYEPLRNMGIKTIAWSHEFYFLPYWNTDLYKCLSIKNNALACANAVIWLNSTSASFYSQLNDNALVMPNMVTIENIKSDIKHQQKNIIAIGRFDDPRKGFKELLQVFKKISLNNDTVELYIVGPYDLGQSVPGDESLTYEMLIRKLNLPLSRIHFTGWVKEVEQYYEKACLHLMTSRYEGFGLAITEAAAYNIPSVIFEGSGLDDIITDGVDGYVIPQGNLNEMAEKIIDLLADSEKVSQMEIAVGDIIHRYSKDNIVRRWEVLIELVLKYSMSQQEELNIALHDYLMFEPKNREALYKQAIQEYESCIQKLLASRVEVTDGTGNVVYYPLYDGAYQQECINMMNSLSWKITKPLRLIRKVQLSLKQGGLKVTLRKIKRKLFKY; encoded by the coding sequence ATGAGTATGGAAATGAATAAACTGCCTAAGATATCGGTAATAATTCCGTTTTATAATAGGATAGAATTATTGAAAGAATCAATTAATAGTGTTCTAAATCAAACTTATCAAGATTTTGAGATAATACTAGTGGACGATGGGTCAACGGAGGACATCAAGGACATAGAACTGCTTGCTAATCAGAAACAAAAGATAAGATTGTATACACAAGAGAATAAAGGTGTTTCTGCAGCTAGAAACTTTGGTATTTCTATGGCTAAAGGTGAGTTTATAGCTTTTTTAGATTCTGATGATTTATTTTTACCAGAAAAATTAGAAAAACAAATAAATTTTATGGAAGAAAATGACTATCTAATATCTCATACTTCATATGAATGTTTTTCTAATGATAATAGACGGATAAGAGTTATGGATTCAGGAATGGAAAGGGGAAATCTTTTTAAAAGATTTTTATATTGTTGCAGAGTTGCTACGCCAACAGTAATGTTAAAAAAAGAATTGCTTGACAAATTTGATCAACCTTTTTGTACTAAGTTTCATATTGGAGAGGATGTCTGTCTATGGATTGATTTGGCATATCAGTATGAAATTGGCGGAATTGACGAGATTTTAACCTCAGTTAGATATAGTGATACGACTGCAGCGTTAGATCTTAACAAACAAAGAATGGGTTTGACAAATATATTGAGCCATATAATGTCTAGACCCGAGTATGCTAATAATGAACATGAAATTGCTAAGTTGGTTAATGCTCTGAATATACAGTACGAAATGGCTAGAATACAAGCTGAACAGGCGGAAAGGATTAATAATATTAGAGAGAACTTAAAATCCTATCATAAAAAGATTGAAGTAGAGCAAAAAGAAAAGGGATTTTTTCCTAAGATTTCAATTGTAATTCCAGTATATAATGGTGCAAATTACATGCGAGAAGCAATAGATAGTGCTCTCTTTCAGACCTATCCTAATATTGAAGTGGTTGTGGTTAACGATGGTTCGACCGATGGCGGTCAGACAGATAAAATTGCGAGATCATATGGTGATTATATCAGTTACTACATAAAAGAAAATGGCGGAGTAGCTACCGCGCTTAATTATGGTATAAATAAAATGACTGGAGAATACTTTTCTTGGTTAAGTCATGATGATATGTATACTCCGAAGAAAATTGAGAATCAAATTAAGGAACTCACAAACTGTGATGATAAAGAAACTTTGATTATGGGAGGCTACCAGGTTGTATCTGCTAATGGTGAGAAACTGTACGAAGTTGATCCGATAAAATTGTATGGTAATGAAAAACTGAGAAATGGACTTTTTGTACTTATGAGAGGTTGTGTTCATGGTTGTTCACTATTGATTAATAAAAGGCATTTTGAAAGGGTAGGATGCTTTGATCCCACTTTGCCTACTACACAAGACTATGATCTGTGGTTTAGAATGCTACGAAGGCAAAAAGTTAAATTTATTGAGAGTCTTGATATTTTATCTCGATCACATGAGGAACAAGATAGCAAAAAATTAATAACAACTCATGTCGCTGAATGTGATAGGCTTTGGATTGGTATGATTAATTCGCTATCTCCAGAAGAAATGTGTGAAATGGAAGGATCGGTTCAAAAGTTTTACGTTAAAACTAGAGAATTTTTGGTAAATAATACTGGATATAAGAATGTTATTGCATTTCTTACTCGACGAATTCTTATAACCATGGTAGAAAATATGAAATCAAATCCAATAAGGGTGAATGAATTACTGCGTGAATCAAAAATACCCAAGTCGATTTTGGCACAAAAAAATATTGAAGAATTAATTCGAAAAGAAAAAATTAAACCGCGAATTGCTTTTTTGTTGCCATTTCCTAATGAACTTGGGGGTCTAAATAGAATAGTATTACAGATGGCTGGCTTATTGACTCCAAAATATGAAGTATTGTTGATTATGGATGACCATTATGACGGAAATGGGTATTCACTTTGTGAGAATATAATACAAGTTGAAGCTCCCAAGGTTACGGCTAATGCTGATATCTTACCTAAACTTTTGGTAATACTTAATGTTGATATTTGTATAAATAGCTATAATTGTATTCCTGAATATTTGAATCTGTACGAACCACTTCGCAATATGGGTATAAAAACAATTGCTTGGTCGCATGAATTTTACTTTTTGCCATATTGGAATACGGATTTATATAAATGCTTATCTATAAAAAATAACGCACTCGCTTGTGCGAATGCTGTTATTTGGCTAAATAGCACAAGTGCTAGTTTTTATAGTCAACTCAATGATAATGCTTTGGTCATGCCTAATATGGTAACAATAGAAAATATTAAAAGTGATATAAAACATCAACAAAAAAATATAATTGCTATTGGTAGGTTTGATGATCCTCGTAAAGGGTTTAAAGAATTACTACAGGTATTCAAAAAGATCTCGTTGAATAATGATACTGTAGAGTTATACATCGTGGGTCCATATGATCTAGGACAGAGTGTACCTGGTGACGAAAGTCTGACTTATGAAATGTTAATTAGAAAGCTGAATTTACCTCTTTCCAGAATCCACTTTACCGGTTGGGTTAAGGAGGTTGAACAATATTATGAGAAAGCCTGCCTACACTTGATGACTTCTAGATATGAAGGGTTTGGTCTTGCTATAACTGAGGCAGCAGCTTATAATATTCCGTCAGTAATCTTTGAAGGTTCTGGGTTAGATGATATTATTACAGATGGAGTTGATGGGTATGTTATCCCTCAAGGTAATCTTAATGAAATGGCAGAAAAGATTATTGATTTATTGGCTGATAGCGAGAAAGTGAGTCAGATGGAAATAGCAGTCGGTGATATTATTCATAGATATAGCAAAGATAATATTGTAAGGCGTTGGGAGGTGCTAATTGAATTAGTTCTAAAGTATAGCATGAGTCAACAGGAAGAGCTAAACATAGCCTTACATGATTATTTAATGTTTGAACCAAAAAATCGTGAAGCTTTGTATAAACAAGCAATACAGGAATATGAAAGTTGTATTCAGAAGTTGCTAGCATCGCGCGTTGAAGTTACTGATGGAACAGGCAATGTAGTATATTATCCATTATATGACGGAGCATATCAGCAGGAATGCATAAACATGATGAATAGTCTATCATGGAAAATCACTAAGCCTTTACGTTTGATTCGCAAAGTGCAGCTATCTTTGAAACAGGGTGGTCTAAAAGTGACACTAAGAAAGATAAAAAGGAAACTTTTCAAATATTAA
- a CDS encoding methyltransferase domain-containing protein — protein sequence MDGRYIYAASKVKNRNSRILEIGPLNRPIFTKCQYANCFYCDIRSTEAVKALYTGNAYLDATGISININTIVDIDFVLNGNYSETFANIEKFDYVVVSHVIEHVDDILYFFNDIASVLKPGGSLIIVYPDKRYCFDHYRQEASFRDAFEVSQKGYKANGRMVFDFLFNAIQENSEPFFWQAYQMENHMPVNSFEAAKAAYNRIMDGSHEDDVHYWPFSDIGFLKFLYDCTRAGLLKFTCTDFVPTAENTQQFFVTLRYDETVPENIEKELVNLRSMVAKAPIEYRNSGQLRIEEQNNLFLQEREALQSQAMAAINQSEKLLRQVDELQTMIESKNQQYIELQSRLLTVEEYSHQLELDLSMQRERAETNAKIVDELKAQIAMILTSSSWKITAPARRLVDIIRKR from the coding sequence ATGGATGGCCGATATATATATGCAGCCTCAAAGGTGAAAAACAGAAATTCTAGAATATTGGAAATTGGGCCGCTTAATCGGCCAATATTTACAAAATGCCAATATGCCAATTGCTTTTATTGCGATATAAGATCAACTGAAGCTGTGAAAGCATTATATACTGGAAATGCATACTTAGATGCAACTGGTATTTCAATTAATATAAATACTATCGTCGATATTGATTTTGTATTAAATGGGAATTACTCAGAGACATTTGCTAATATTGAAAAATTCGATTATGTCGTTGTTTCTCATGTTATAGAACATGTTGATGATATTTTGTATTTCTTCAATGACATTGCTTCAGTTCTTAAACCTGGTGGGTCATTAATTATTGTTTACCCAGATAAACGGTATTGTTTTGACCACTACAGGCAGGAAGCCTCTTTTCGTGATGCCTTTGAAGTAAGTCAAAAAGGTTATAAAGCAAACGGGAGAATGGTATTTGACTTTTTGTTCAATGCGATACAAGAGAATTCTGAGCCATTTTTTTGGCAGGCATATCAAATGGAGAACCATATGCCAGTTAATTCTTTTGAAGCTGCTAAAGCTGCTTATAACCGTATAATGGATGGATCGCATGAGGATGATGTCCATTATTGGCCATTTAGTGATATTGGATTTTTAAAATTTCTATATGATTGTACTCGTGCTGGTTTGCTGAAATTTACTTGCACTGATTTTGTACCAACTGCAGAAAATACGCAACAATTTTTTGTGACGTTGCGATATGATGAAACAGTACCGGAGAATATTGAAAAAGAACTTGTAAATTTAAGAAGCATGGTAGCAAAAGCACCGATAGAATACCGAAATTCCGGACAGTTGCGTATAGAAGAACAAAACAATCTTTTTCTACAAGAGCGAGAAGCGTTACAGTCGCAGGCTATGGCAGCAATTAACCAGAGCGAGAAATTACTGAGGCAGGTTGATGAACTTCAGACAATGATTGAATCGAAAAATCAACAATATATTGAATTACAGTCGCGGCTTTTGACTGTTGAAGAGTATTCTCATCAATTAGAGTTAGACTTGAGTATGCAACGAGAGAGGGCTGAGACGAATGCAAAGATTGTTGATGAACTAAAGGCCCAGATTGCAATGATATTAACGAGCAGTAGTTGGAAAATCACTGCACCAGCAAGGCGTTTGGTTGATATAATAAGAAAAAGATAA